CATGTATTCCTCAAAATCCAGTATGTCGTCTTCATTCATTTTGATTTTGTTCATGAGCCGATCAAGAAGTTTTTCGGCGTTTTCGCTGCTGTTGCTTGGAAAACCTGTTTCATCATGCATAAGACCCGTGACATGGAATCTGTATCCGGTTCCAAATGATGCAATTTCAGGAACGTAGGCTCCATCGGCAACGGAATATGGAAGATAGTTTGACTGGCGCGGAGCGGGTTCATTTCGGTTTATTACCTCAAGTTCTCCAGCTTCCGGAACCACTATTTTTTCTCTCATATGGCCTACAATTTCGTCCGCTAGCAATATAACCGGTGTTCTGTATTTTTCGGCCAGATTGAAAGCTCTAACAGTAAGCTCGAACATTTCCCTTACGGAAGACGGACAAAGCGCTATAACCGGATGATCGCCGTGGGTTCCCCACTTAGCCTGCATAACATCCCCTTGTGCGGGAGATGTCGGAAGACCCGTACTTGGACCACCCCTTTGTATGTTTACTATTACCAATGGCACTTCTGTAATGGCTGCATATCCAATATTCTCCTGCTTCAACGAAAAACCCGGTCCGCTTGTTCCCGTCATTGCCTTGAATCCAGTCAGCGATGCTCCTATGGCGGCGGCAATTCCTGCTATTTCATCTTCCATTTGGAGGAATTTCCCTCCCAAAAGAGGCAATTTCACAGCTGATATTTCCATAAGTTCAGTTGAAGGAGTTATTGGATATCCTGAGTAAAAACGCATACCGGCATACAATGCGCCTTCAACGCAGGCTTCATTCCCTTGCATAAGCTTGAAGTTACTTTTCATTAGTATCTTCTCCTTCCAAATAAATGGCAAAGTCCGGACATCGCTGTTCGCAAAGTCCACATTTTATACATTCATCGTTGACAATTTCTATTTTGCCATTTTGCACTTCCAGTACATTTTTGGGGCAAAATGCCGCACATATGCCACAACCCTTACACCATTCTTTCTTGATTATTAGTTTCAAGTTCGATTTATCGTTTTTCAAGTCGGCTGGCTCCTTTCAAATCATCTATATTACAAATATAGCAAACATATCGGCATTATGCAATAAAAATTTCATAAATGTGATTATATCGCAAAATATGAATAAAATCTTGCAATTGTATACAAATAATATTGGATAACACCTTACGTGTATACGTGTAAGCCG
The Peptostreptococcaceae bacterium DNA segment above includes these coding regions:
- a CDS encoding 2-oxoacid:acceptor oxidoreductase subunit alpha; this encodes MKSNFKLMQGNEACVEGALYAGMRFYSGYPITPSTELMEISAVKLPLLGGKFLQMEDEIAGIAAAIGASLTGFKAMTGTSGPGFSLKQENIGYAAITEVPLVIVNIQRGGPSTGLPTSPAQGDVMQAKWGTHGDHPVIALCPSSVREMFELTVRAFNLAEKYRTPVILLADEIVGHMREKIVVPEAGELEVINRNEPAPRQSNYLPYSVADGAYVPEIASFGTGYRFHVTGLMHDETGFPSNSSENAEKLLDRLMNKIKMNEDDILDFEEYMTEDAEIVILGYGGTARSVKSAVKTLRKEGIKAGMFRPKTIWPSPEKRIKELSEQAKAIIVAELNLGQYVLEVERIVKDSCKLGFIGKANGEVLMPDEIAAKAKEVL
- a CDS encoding 4Fe-4S binding protein — its product is MKNDKSNLKLIIKKEWCKGCGICAAFCPKNVLEVQNGKIEIVNDECIKCGLCEQRCPDFAIYLEGEDTNEK